Proteins co-encoded in one Cucurbita pepo subsp. pepo cultivar mu-cu-16 unplaced genomic scaffold, ASM280686v2 Cp4.1_scaffold000109, whole genome shotgun sequence genomic window:
- the LOC111783850 gene encoding formin-like protein 8: protein MASILPSCLFLLMSIILFSSSAHSSPQNIQTCYPFPLPLHFPTVTDTTDNLSISGRRPPPPPPPPHPPLQEPKRMAKPKRKLKKGTIIAVAVSTVAATLLLSLGLLFYIRRRILAKLKEHRVESQEFTRFDGNLNGLIVEEDGLDVMYWKKDNEEDEEMGFARDGSIVPEIVQETPLLHGISSMEAPDHSLSSSRVLPLPPPPPSMPLPPPPSIPPPPPPTVVAKTGPSKDQARLKPLHWDKINTNVDHSMVWDKIEDGSFSFNGNRMEDLFGYVATDKKLPIEQSGLNHGGPKLISILDSHRARNIAIILKSLNITRQELLDALTEGXVENPLFKK, encoded by the exons ATGGCTTCAATCCTTCCGTCATGCCTCTTTCTTCTCATGTCCATCATTCTTTTCTCCTCCTCCGCTCACTCCTCCCCTCAGAATATCCAAACTTGTTACCCTTTTCCTCTGCCACTCCATTTCCCAACCGTCACTGATACTACAGACAATCTCTCCATCTCCGGGAGAaggccgccgccgccaccaccaccaccacatCCACCACTTCAAGAACCGAAGAGGATGGCGAAACCAAAgcggaagctcaagaaaggCACCATTATAGCGGTGGCGGTTTCTACTGTGGCGGCTACCCTTCTGCTTTCTCTGGGTCTCCTGTTTTACATTCGAAGACGCATTCTTGCAAAACTCAAGGAACATCGAGTAGAATCTCAAGAATTTACAAGATTCGATGGAAACCTTAATGGGTTGATTGTTGAAGAAGATGGTCTTGATGTGATGTATTGGAAGAAGgacaatgaagaagatgaagagatgGGTTTTGCAAGAGATGGATCAATCGTCCCTGAGATTGTGCAAGAAACTCCTCTGCTCCATGGAATTTCTTCAATGGAAGCTCCTGATCACTCTCTGTCTAGTTCACGAGTATTGCCATTGCCGCCTCCTCCTCCATCAATGCCCCTGCCGCCTCCTCCATCAATCCCCCCGCCGCCCCCACCAACTGTAGTTGCCAAGACAGGGCCATCCAAAGATCAGGCTAGACTGAAGCCATTACATTGGGATAAGATCAATACCAATGTAGATCATTCTATGGTGTGGGACAAGATTGAGGACGGTTCTTTCAG CTTTAATGGCAACCGTATGGAAGATCTCTTTGGGTATGTAGCCACAGACAAGAAACTGCCAATAGAGCAGAGTGGCCTCAACCATGGCGGACCAAAGCTAATCTCAATTCTTGATTCTCACAGGGCAAGAAACATTGCGATAATTCTTAAATCTCTGAACATAACTCGGCAAGAACTTCTCGATGCTCTCACGGAGGGATNAGTAGAAAACcctttgtttaaaaaataa
- the LOC111783848 gene encoding formin-like protein 8 has protein sequence MASILPSCLFLLMSIILFSSSAHSSPQNIQTCYPFPLPLHFPTVTDTTDNLSISGRRPPPPPPPPHPPLQEPKRMAKPKRKLKKGTIIAVAVSTVAATLLLSLGLLFYIRRRILAKLKEHRVESQEFTRFDGNLNGLIVEEDGLDVMYWKKDNEEDEEMGFARDGSIVPEIVQETPLLHGISSMEAPDHSLSSSRVLPLPPPPPSMPLPPPPSIPPPPPPTVVAKTGPSKDQARLKPLHWDKINTNVDHSMVWDKIEDGSFSFNGNRMEDLFGYVATDKKLPIEQSGLNHGGPKLISILDSHRARNIAIILKSLNITRQELLDALTEGYGLDSDTLEKLVKITPTKEQQFQILKFDGDSSRLGDAESFIFHLLKAFPTAFNRLNAMFFKSSFKSELNRLKDFSQTLSRGCEELKGKGLFTKLLEATLKAGNRLNSGTTRGNATAFNLKSLLKLSDVKSTDRKTTLLHFIVEEVIKFEGKKQFLNKDSKNLSEKEIETEYIILGLSAMESLTSELSNVKKASTIDYEAFIITCPNMLIKILEIQNLLSMEGGEYKMKMLEFVKSAAEEVEIARREQRRVLDELKKTNEYYETRETENPLGLFVTVRDFVSTLNQVCHEIAGELKEKIKMGNMDACQSLKRTISLRFPRPGEHFKRRSFSSDSTY, from the exons ATGGCTTCAATCCTTCCGTCATGCCTCTTTCTTCTCATGTCCATCATTCTTTTCTCCTCCTCCGCTCACTCCTCCCCTCAGAATATCCAAACTTGTTACCCTTTTCCTCTGCCACTCCATTTCCCAACCGTCACTGATACTACAGACAATCTCTCCATCTCCGGGAGAaggccgccgccgccaccaccaccaccacatCCACCACTTCAAGAACCGAAGAGGATGGCGAAACCAAAgcggaagctcaagaaaggCACCATTATAGCGGTGGCGGTTTCTACTGTGGCGGCTACCCTTCTGCTTTCTCTGGGTCTCCTGTTTTACATTCGAAGACGCATTCTTGCAAAACTCAAGGAACATCGAGTAGAATCTCAAGAATTTACAAGATTCGATGGAAACCTTAATGGGTTGATTGTTGAAGAAGATGGTCTTGATGTGATGTATTGGAAGAAGgacaatgaagaagatgaagagatgGGTTTTGCAAGAGATGGATCAATCGTCCCTGAGATTGTGCAAGAAACTCCTCTGCTCCATGGAATTTCTTCAATGGAAGCTCCTGATCACTCTCTGTCTAGTTCACGAGTATTGCCATTGCCGCCTCCTCCTCCATCAATGCCCCTGCCGCCTCCTCCATCAATCCCCCCGCCGCCCCCACCAACTGTAGTTGCCAAGACAGGGCCATCCAAAGATCAGGCTAGACTGAAGCCATTACATTGGGATAAGATCAATACCAATGTAGATCATTCTATGGTGTGGGACAAGATTGAGGACGGTTCTTTCAG CTTTAATGGCAACCGTATGGAAGATCTCTTTGGGTATGTAGCCACAGACAAGAAACTGCCAATAGAGCAGAGTGGCCTCAACCATGGCGGACCAAAGCTAATCTCAATTCTTGATTCTCACAGGGCAAGAAACATTGCGATAATTCTTAAATCTCTGAACATAACTCGGCAAGAACTTCTCGATGCTCTCACGGAGGGATATGGCCTCGATTCAGACACACTTGAGAAGCTTGTCAAGATCACTCCAACCAAAGAACAACAATTCCAAATCCTCAAATTTGATGGCGATTCATCAAGACTTGGCGATGCagaatctttcattttccatctcctcaaggcttttcCAACGGCCTTCAATCGTCTAAACGCTATGTTTTTCAAATCAAGCTTCAAATCAGAGCTTAATCGACTCAAGGACTTTTCACAAACACTTAGTAGAGGTTGCGAAGAACTGAAGGGAAAAGGGCTATTCACAAAATTGTTAGAAGCAACTCTCAAAGCTGGAAATCGGTTGAATTCAGGAACAACGAGAGGTAATGCAACTGCTTTCAATCTCAAATCACTCTTAAAACTTTCCGATGTAAAAAGCACCGATAGAAAAACTACATTGCTTCATTTCATTGTCGAAGAAGTCATAAAATTCGAAGGGAAAAAACAATTCTTAAACAAAGATTCAAAGAATCTATCGGAAAAGGAAATAGAAACCGAATACATAATACTTGGATTATCGGCTATGGAATCACTCACTTCGGAGCTCTCCAACGTAAAGAAAGCATCCACAATCGACTATGAAGCCTTCATTATCACTTGCCCTAACATGTTAATCAAAATCTTAGAGATACAAAACCTTCTATCGATGGAAGGTGGTGAATACAAGATGAAGATGTTGGAATTTGTGAAATCTGCAGCGGAAGAAGTTGAGATAGCaagaagagaacaaagaagggtgttggatgaattgaAGAAGACGAACGAGTACTATGAAACAAGGGAAACAGAAAATCCGTTAGGGCTTTTTGTGACGGTGAGAGATTTTGTGAGCACTCTGAATCAAGTGTGTCATGAAATAGCTGGGGAGTTGAAGGAAAAGATAAAGATGGGAAATATGGATGCATGTCAATCATTGAAGAGAACAATTAGCTTGAGATTTCCACGTCCTGGAGAGCATTTCAAGCGTAGAAGCTTTTCAAGTGATTCCACATATTAG
- the LOC111783849 gene encoding formin-like protein 8 codes for MASILPSCLFLLMSIILFSSSAHSSPQNIQTCYPFPLPLHFPTVTDTTDNLSISGRRPPPPPPPPHPPLQEPKRMAKPKRKLKKGTIIAVAVSTVAATLLLSLGLLFYIRRRILAKLKEHRVESQEFTRFDGNLNGLIVEEDGLDVMYWKKDNEEDEEMGFARDGSIVPEIVQETPLLHGISSMEAPDHSLSSSRVLPLPPPPPSMPLPPPPSIPPPPPPTVVAKTGPSKDQARLKPLHWDKINTNVDHSMVWDKIEDGSFSFNGNRMEDLFGYVATDKKLPIEQSGLNHGGPKLISILDSHRARNIAIILKSLNITRQELLDALTEGYGLDSDTLEKLVKITPTKEQQFQILKFDGDSSRLGDAESFIFHLLKAFPTAFNRLNAMFFKSSFKSELNRLKDFSQTLSRGCEELKGKGYFKLARVNPKILPMNQKPN; via the exons ATGGCTTCAATCCTTCCGTCATGCCTCTTTCTTCTCATGTCCATCATTCTTTTCTCCTCCTCCGCTCACTCCTCCCCTCAGAATATCCAAACTTGTTACCCTTTTCCTCTGCCACTCCATTTCCCAACCGTCACTGATACTACAGACAATCTCTCCATCTCCGGGAGAaggccgccgccgccaccaccaccaccacatCCACCACTTCAAGAACCGAAGAGGATGGCGAAACCAAAgcggaagctcaagaaaggCACCATTATAGCGGTGGCGGTTTCTACTGTGGCGGCTACCCTTCTGCTTTCTCTGGGTCTCCTGTTTTACATTCGAAGACGCATTCTTGCAAAACTCAAGGAACATCGAGTAGAATCTCAAGAATTTACAAGATTCGATGGAAACCTTAATGGGTTGATTGTTGAAGAAGATGGTCTTGATGTGATGTATTGGAAGAAGgacaatgaagaagatgaagagatgGGTTTTGCAAGAGATGGATCAATCGTCCCTGAGATTGTGCAAGAAACTCCTCTGCTCCATGGAATTTCTTCAATGGAAGCTCCTGATCACTCTCTGTCTAGTTCACGAGTATTGCCATTGCCGCCTCCTCCTCCATCAATGCCCCTGCCGCCTCCTCCATCAATCCCCCCGCCGCCCCCACCAACTGTAGTTGCCAAGACAGGGCCATCCAAAGATCAGGCTAGACTGAAGCCATTACATTGGGATAAGATCAATACCAATGTAGATCATTCTATGGTGTGGGACAAGATTGAGGACGGTTCTTTCAG CTTTAATGGCAACCGTATGGAAGATCTCTTTGGGTATGTAGCCACAGACAAGAAACTGCCAATAGAGCAGAGTGGCCTCAACCATGGCGGACCAAAGCTAATCTCAATTCTTGATTCTCACAGGGCAAGAAACATTGCGATAATTCTTAAATCTCTGAACATAACTCGGCAAGAACTTCTCGATGCTCTCACGGAGGGATATGGCCTCGATTCAGACACACTTGAGAAGCTTGTCAAGATCACTCCAACCAAAGAACAACAATTCCAAATCCTCAAATTTGATGGCGATTCATCAAGACTTGGCGATGCagaatctttcattttccatctcctcaaggcttttcCAACGGCCTTCAATCGTCTAAACGCTATGTTTTTCAAATCAAGCTTCAAATCAGAGCTTAATCGACTCAAGGACTTTTCACAAACACTTAGTAGAGGTTGCGAAGAACTGAAGGGAAAAGG ATATTTTAAGTTGGCTCGGGTCAATCCAAAGATTTTGCCCATGAACCAAAAACCGAACTga
- the LOC111783873 gene encoding transmembrane emp24 domain-containing protein p24delta9-like: MVPSFAAFQLLLLIGFLSSGSESLRFDLQSGHTKCISEDIKQNAMTVGKYHVVNPNEAQPLTDDRKLVVRVTSTTGNTFHYSDKVESGQFAFVAGEGGDFMTCFWVPDHKPQVTLTVDFDWRTGVAAKQWSSVAKKGDVEAMEFEMQKLFETANSIQEEMYYLREREEEMQDLNASTNTKMARLSFLSLFVCLSVAGLQIWHLKTFFHKKKLI; encoded by the exons atggTTCCTTCCTTCGCCGCTTTTCAGCTCCTCCTACTCATcggatttctttcttctggaTCGGAATCTCTTCGATTCGACTTGCAGTCCGGCCACACCAAATGCATCTCCGAGGACATTAAGCAGAACGCCATGACTGTTGGGAAGTATCACGTTGTCAATCCCAACGAAGCCCAGCCTTTGACTGATGATCGCAAGCTTGTTGTTAGG GTGACTTCGACTACTGGGAATACCTTCCACTATTCCGACAAGGTGGAATCGGGGCAATTCGCGTTCGTTGCTGGGGAAGGGGGTGATTTCATGACCTGCTTTTGGGTTCCTGATCACAAGCCTCAAGTAACATTAACGGTGGATTTCGATTGGAGGACGGGTGTGGCTGCCAAGCAATGGTCCAGTGTTGCTAAGAAGGGCGATGTCGAA GCTATGGAATTTGAGATGCAGAAGTTGTTTGAAACTGCCAATTCTATTCAAGAAGAGATGTATTATCTCCGTGAAAG GGAGGAAGAAATGCAAGATCTGAATGCAAGTACGAACACGAAGATGGCGCGGTTGAGTTTTCTTTCGCTTTTCGTTTGCTTATCGGTAGCGGGATTGCAAATTTGGCACCTCAAGACCTTTTTCCACAAAAAGAAGCTCatttga
- the LOC111783866 gene encoding NLR family CARD domain-containing protein 3, translating to MASTSTSTISLSSHPKIFLRLHSLGLRPLGFRRSSFDYHANGALVSVAHWRRGFRFRNLVLKATLRSEGGSRRAATSRRVYRESQTESSSVIAPLKQVASNVLPAGVFIVVTFVLWKLVERLTIPKSDRSSSERNKSPAQEAKWSFGAGINLFPNLTAKIDREAKLKLNDFAKELRTFRSVDMTARNFGDEGLFFLAESLGYNQTVEEVNFSANGITAEGIKAFDGVLQSNIVLKTLDLSGNPIGDEGVKTLCDLLVKNSSIQTLQLNSTDIGDEGAKAVAEMLKKNSSLRILELNNNMIDYSGFTSLGGALLENNTIRNIHLNGNYGGALGANALAKGLEGNKSLRELHMNGNSVGDEGVRALISGLSSRKGKLALLDIGNNSITAKGVFHVAEFMKRTKSLVLLNLFMNDIGDEGAEKIAEALKQNRSIKTLDLGGNNIHAEGITKIAQALKDNDAITTLEIAYNPIGPEGAEALSEVLKFHGNVKNLKLGWCKIGPKGAELIAETLKYNTTISVLDLRGNGLRDEGATCLARSLKVVNEALTSLDLGFNEIRDPGAFAIAQALKANEDIAVTSLNLANNFLTKFGQSALTDARDHVHEMCEKEVSISY from the exons ATGGCCTCTACTTCCACCTCTactatctctctctcctctcatCCTAAG ATTTTCCTCCGACTTCATTCGCTAGGGCTCCGACCTCTGGGATTTCGCCGTTCTAGCTTCGATTATCATGCCAATGGTGCGTTGGTTTCGGTTGCGCACTGGAGAAGAGGTTTTAGGTTCAGAAATTTGGTGTTGAAGGCTACGTTGAGGTCCGAGGGCGGCTCCAGGCGGGCTGCAACTTCTCGAAGAGTTTACAGGGAGTCTCAAACGGAGAGCTCCTCGGTGATTGCCCCGCTGAAGCAGGTTGCCTCCAATGTTTTACCTGCTGGCGTGTTCATCGTGGTTACGTTCG TTTTATGGAAATTGGTGGAAAGACTCACGATTCCGAAGTCAGATAGGTCTTCATCTGAGAGAAACAAATCCCCAGCCCAAGAAGCTAAATGGTCATTCGGTGCTGGTATaaatttgtttccaaatcttaCCGCCAAGATTGACAGGGAAGCCAAATTGAAGCTTAATGACTTTGCAAAAGAACTCCGGACTTTTAGAAGTGTCGACATGACAG CACGCAACTTTGGAGATGAAGGCCTGTTTTTTCTTGCTGAGAGTTTAGGATACAATCAG ACGGTTGAGGAAGTTAATTTTTCTGCAAATGGAATAACAGCTGAAGGGATAAAAGCATTTGATGGTGTCCTTCAATCAAATATCGTTTTAAAGACCCTTGATCTTTCTGGCAACCCAATTGGAGATGAAGGAGTTAAG ACCCTGTGTGATTTGCTGGTGAAAAATTCTAGCATTCAGACGCTTCAGCTAAACAGTACTGACATAGGAGATGAG GGTGCAAAAGCTGTTGCCGAGATGCTGAAGAAAAATTCAAGCTTGCGCATACTTGAACTTAACAATAACATGATTGACTATTCT GGATTTACAAGTCTTGGTGGAGCACTTCTTGAAAACAACACTATACGGAACATACATCTTAA tGGCAATTATGGTGGTGCCCTGGGAGCTAATGCTTTGGCTAAAGGACTTGAAGGGAACAAATCATTGAGG GAACTTCACATGAATGGAAATTCAGTTGGTGATGAGGGCGTGCGTGCTTTAATTTCAGGTTTATCTTCTCGTAAAG GAAAACTTGCACTTCTTGACATTGGTAACAACTCAATCACTGCCAAAGGTGTCTTTCATGTTGCCGAATTCATGAAGAGAACTAAGAGCTTAGTTTTACTGAATTTGTTCATGAATGATATTGGCGATGAG GGTGCTGAAAAGATTGCTGAGGCTCTAAAGCAAAATCGGTCAATAAAAACTTTAGACCTG GGAGGGAATAACATACATGCTGAGGGTATTACCAAAATCGCCCAAGCATTGAAGGATAATGATGCCATCACCACT TTGGAGATTGCTTACAATCCCATTGGACCAGAAGGTGCGGAGGCTTTATCCGAGGTGCTGAAGTTTCATGGAAATGTAAAAAACCTCAAGCTTGGTTGGTGTAAG ATTGGACCAAAAGGTGCTGAATTAATTGCCGAAACTCTGAAATATAATACTACAATATCTGTCTTGGATTTACGGGGCAATGGTCTCCGGGACGAG GGTGCAACTTGCCTAGCTCGCAGCTTGAAAGTGGTTAATGAAGCTTTAACTTCACTAGACTTGGGTTTCAACGAAATAAGG GATCCCGGTGCATTCGCCATTGCCCAAGCACTCAAAGCGAACGAGGACATAGCAGTTACATCCTTGAATCTTGCCAATAACTTCCTGACCAAATTTGGACAG AGTGCTTTAACCGATGCGAGAGATCACGTCCATGAAATGTGTGAAAAGGAAGTTAGTATTTCATACTAA